A region from the Salicibibacter cibarius genome encodes:
- a CDS encoding acyl CoA:acetate/3-ketoacid CoA transferase, producing MAKIVTFEDAIKFVESGQTIIISGAGEVLLPDRLLAELETKYIETGEPKGLNVVYNVIPGAQRKGTGIDRLAHEEMVKRIYAGSYYTLKVEKLNELINKNSIEAYLIPYGALFNMVRTTAAGQPGVLTPVGIDTFVDPRVGGHKLTARTKGEISSVMEIEGKEYIFYKSLEIDVALIRATTADENGNLSIEQEPSSLGLLHQAMAAKNRGGTVIAQVEQIAKRGSMHPKEVAVPSIFVDYIVVDSDQMNAQPYNPAWTGDIKIPVDRAGDTPFDYRKVIVRRAAMELSPGQLVNCGFGLSAEVPLIAMEEGISDDVTFNVEHGPVGGVPNTKSSFGMGVNMMAIMDSHTIFDFYNAGRLDATFLGSAEVNREGSVNVSFINGKYNLGGFIDIVHSTKKIVFCGSFTASGLDIKIEDGKLNIVQDGRHIKFVNALGHMTFNGKQALIKNQKVYYVTERAVFTLTDEGLTLIEIAPGISLENDVLNKMEFRPHVSESLKEMDNRLFIPDPLGLKEHSPWSE from the coding sequence TTGGCGAAAATTGTAACTTTTGAAGACGCCATCAAATTTGTTGAATCAGGACAAACAATAATCATTTCTGGTGCAGGTGAAGTGTTACTTCCGGATCGATTGTTAGCAGAATTGGAAACAAAATATATTGAGACTGGCGAGCCAAAAGGTTTAAATGTTGTCTATAATGTTATCCCAGGAGCCCAACGTAAAGGTACAGGTATAGATCGCCTGGCTCACGAAGAAATGGTTAAGAGAATATATGCGGGAAGTTATTATACTCTGAAAGTTGAGAAACTCAATGAATTAATTAATAAAAATTCAATCGAGGCTTATTTAATACCATACGGCGCACTTTTTAATATGGTGAGAACTACTGCAGCTGGACAACCTGGCGTTTTAACCCCTGTTGGCATTGACACCTTCGTCGATCCCCGTGTTGGTGGACATAAATTGACCGCGCGAACGAAGGGTGAAATTTCTTCTGTGATGGAGATAGAAGGAAAAGAATATATATTTTATAAATCTCTTGAGATTGATGTTGCTCTTATTCGAGCTACAACGGCTGATGAGAACGGTAACTTATCGATAGAACAAGAGCCAAGTTCACTTGGGTTGCTACATCAAGCAATGGCTGCAAAAAATCGAGGGGGAACCGTAATTGCTCAAGTTGAACAAATAGCCAAACGGGGCTCAATGCATCCAAAAGAAGTGGCTGTCCCTAGTATATTTGTTGATTATATTGTAGTTGACTCAGATCAAATGAATGCTCAACCTTATAATCCAGCGTGGACAGGTGACATTAAAATACCAGTAGATCGTGCTGGGGATACTCCTTTTGATTATAGAAAAGTGATTGTTCGAAGAGCGGCAATGGAGTTGTCTCCCGGACAATTAGTGAATTGTGGATTTGGGTTGAGTGCTGAAGTACCTCTTATTGCGATGGAGGAAGGGATATCGGACGATGTTACTTTTAACGTAGAACATGGTCCTGTTGGAGGAGTCCCAAATACTAAATCTTCCTTTGGGATGGGTGTGAACATGATGGCTATCATGGATTCGCATACAATTTTTGATTTCTATAATGCAGGACGCTTGGATGCTACATTTTTGGGTTCTGCTGAGGTCAATCGTGAAGGAAGTGTCAATGTTAGTTTTATTAACGGAAAGTATAATTTAGGTGGTTTTATAGATATTGTTCATTCAACAAAAAAAATTGTATTTTGTGGTTCTTTCACTGCAAGTGGATTAGATATAAAAATTGAGGATGGAAAACTTAATATTGTTCAAGATGGACGCCATATTAAATTTGTAAATGCCCTTGGTCATATGACTTTTAATGGAAAACAGGCTTTAATTAAAAATCAAAAAGTATACTACGTAACTGAGCGTGCTGTCTTTACCTTAACAGATGAAGGATTAACCTTAATTGAA
- a CDS encoding MaoC family dehydratase, which yields MESKERVPIEIGDKVTFSKTVGETDVYMFAGITGDFAPNHVNEEYMNKTPYKKRIAHGVLSIGFASTTSSLFFEKVDTKGMGAVSYGYDRIRFIQPIFIGDTVTVHYTIAEIDHENLKSIAEIEIYNQNNEICTAGQHILKFIKE from the coding sequence ATGGAGAGCAAGGAAAGGGTTCCTATAGAAATTGGGGATAAAGTTACGTTTAGTAAAACAGTCGGGGAAACAGATGTTTATATGTTTGCAGGTATTACAGGCGATTTTGCACCAAATCATGTTAATGAGGAATACATGAATAAGACACCTTACAAAAAAAGAATTGCACATGGCGTACTATCAATCGGTTTTGCTTCAACTACTTCGTCACTGTTTTTTGAAAAAGTGGATACAAAAGGTATGGGCGCGGTTTCCTACGGGTATGACCGTATACGGTTTATTCAACCAATTTTTATTGGAGATACGGTAACTGTTCATTATACAATTGCTGAAATTGATCATGAAAATTTAAAATCAATCGCTGAAATTGAAATATATAATCAAAATAATGAAATATGTACAGCTGGACAGCACATTTTAAAATTTATTAAGGAATAG
- a CDS encoding acyl-CoA dehydrogenase family protein, whose protein sequence is MQFNLTEEQEMIRKTVREFAQEVIAERASDIDETEKFPKDIWKQMGELGFLSLTLPKEYGGMAADHVSYSIMIEEISKCSASMGNAVAGNKIGQDFMANFASEVQKNKYVESVGKGETIMAFTATEPSGGSDVSAIQTKAVPKDDKFIINGNKIFVTFGELAEFYLAIARTNDQSGHKGMSAIIVERSRSGLKIGKKEKLMGVRGIGTSEIIYEDCEVPAENLIGNEGEGFKYAMKSFDNGRIGIASLALGIAQGALEQATKYAVQREAFGQTISNFQGIQFMLADAESKIEAARLLIYQACYLKDQGLPYTREAAIAKLYASDVAEEVTTNAVQIHGGFGYTKDYPVERMYRDSKITQIYEGTNQIQRMIIARNRLKNYQ, encoded by the coding sequence ATGCAATTTAATCTGACAGAGGAACAAGAAATGATTCGTAAAACTGTACGTGAATTCGCACAAGAGGTAATTGCGGAACGTGCATCTGACATTGATGAAACTGAGAAATTCCCTAAAGATATATGGAAGCAGATGGGGGAATTAGGGTTTTTATCGTTGACACTTCCTAAAGAATATGGAGGAATGGCTGCTGACCACGTTAGTTATAGTATCATGATAGAAGAAATCTCCAAATGCTCAGCTTCGATGGGTAACGCTGTAGCTGGAAACAAAATTGGACAAGACTTTATGGCCAATTTTGCTTCTGAAGTTCAGAAAAATAAATACGTGGAGTCTGTAGGGAAAGGCGAAACGATAATGGCGTTTACGGCCACTGAACCTAGTGGTGGGTCGGATGTTTCTGCTATTCAGACTAAAGCTGTTCCTAAAGATGATAAATTTATCATTAATGGTAACAAGATATTTGTGACATTTGGAGAGTTAGCTGAATTTTATCTTGCAATAGCCCGGACGAATGATCAATCAGGACATAAAGGAATGTCGGCTATTATAGTAGAGAGGAGTCGCTCAGGGTTAAAGATTGGTAAAAAGGAAAAATTAATGGGTGTTCGCGGGATCGGCACGTCGGAAATTATCTATGAAGATTGTGAAGTGCCGGCGGAAAATTTAATTGGTAATGAAGGTGAAGGATTCAAATATGCAATGAAATCATTTGATAATGGGAGGATTGGAATTGCTTCGTTAGCGTTAGGGATTGCACAAGGCGCTTTAGAACAAGCTACTAAATATGCGGTACAACGTGAAGCCTTTGGACAAACAATTAGTAATTTCCAAGGTATTCAATTTATGCTTGCTGATGCAGAATCAAAAATTGAAGCTGCTCGGTTATTAATTTATCAGGCATGCTATTTAAAAGATCAAGGCTTACCGTATACAAGAGAAGCTGCAATTGCTAAATTGTATGCATCAGATGTAGCTGAAGAAGTTACAACAAATGCAGTGCAAATTCATGGGGGTTTTGGGTATACGAAAGATTACCCTGTTGAGCGTATGTATCGCGATTCTAAAATCACACAAATATATGAAGGCACAAACCAAATTCAACGTATGATTATTGCTCGTAACAGACTAAAAAATTATCAATAA
- a CDS encoding CaiB/BaiF CoA transferase family protein — translation MLNGVKVLSFTHFLQGPAAVQMLADVGADVIKIEPPKGSFERHWAGADTYKNGVSFFHLLGNRNQRSLSIDLQTDEGKEICYRLIQDADVLIENYRPGVMDKLGFSYKTLKQKNSKLIYCSCTGYGSDGPYKDRPGQDLLLQALGGLTFLTGDHKSPPTPVGTAIVDQHSAVLAAFGVVAALVERERTGEGKKVDVNLLNSAIDLQIEPFTYYLNKGSLWERTKTNLATQFHPAPYGVYGTLDGWLALSFTPIDKLTKVFNNDALKPYSQNDQSTYREKINQIIVQELKKKTTDDWMKVFSENGIWYAPVNDYKQVENDPQIKWNKVIEEIEHPDAGEIKILNHPINYNGESPAVRQYPPRLGEHTGQILEENGYSNKEIKELQQKNVVFTHKQ, via the coding sequence ATGCTTAATGGTGTAAAGGTTTTAAGCTTCACACATTTTTTGCAAGGGCCAGCAGCTGTTCAGATGTTAGCAGATGTAGGTGCTGACGTAATTAAGATTGAACCTCCCAAAGGTTCCTTCGAACGGCACTGGGCGGGGGCTGATACTTATAAAAACGGAGTTAGCTTTTTCCATTTACTTGGCAATCGTAACCAAAGAAGTTTATCCATTGATCTTCAAACGGATGAAGGGAAAGAGATTTGTTATAGGCTTATCCAGGATGCTGATGTTTTGATAGAAAATTATAGACCTGGTGTGATGGATAAACTGGGTTTTAGCTATAAAACATTAAAACAAAAGAATTCAAAATTGATTTATTGTTCTTGTACAGGATATGGATCAGATGGCCCTTATAAAGATCGACCTGGTCAGGATTTATTGCTTCAAGCTTTGGGTGGTTTAACTTTCCTTACAGGAGATCATAAATCACCCCCAACACCTGTTGGAACAGCTATAGTTGATCAACATTCGGCTGTTTTAGCGGCATTTGGTGTCGTTGCGGCTTTGGTCGAGAGAGAGAGAACAGGAGAAGGCAAAAAAGTAGATGTTAATTTATTAAATTCTGCTATTGATCTCCAAATTGAACCATTTACTTACTATTTAAATAAAGGTTCACTATGGGAACGTACTAAAACCAATTTAGCAACTCAGTTCCACCCAGCCCCTTACGGTGTTTACGGAACGTTAGATGGTTGGCTAGCACTATCCTTTACGCCAATAGATAAGTTGACAAAAGTTTTCAATAACGATGCTCTAAAACCATACTCTCAAAACGATCAATCAACCTATCGTGAAAAAATAAATCAAATTATTGTTCAGGAATTAAAGAAAAAAACGACTGATGATTGGATGAAAGTTTTTTCGGAAAATGGTATTTGGTATGCGCCGGTGAATGATTATAAACAGGTGGAAAATGATCCCCAGATTAAATGGAACAAGGTGATCGAAGAAATCGAACATCCTGATGCCGGTGAAATTAAGATACTGAATCACCCCATCAATTATAATGGTGAGTCTCCGGCGGTTCGCCAATATCCACCTCGATTAGGGGAGCATACTGGTCAGATTTTAGAAGAAAACGGTTACTCTAATAAAGAAATAAAAGAGTTACAACAAAAAAATGTGGTTTTTACCCACAAGCAATAA
- a CDS encoding TRAP transporter substrate-binding protein, with protein sequence MKRFTLLLTTILFSTGMAGCSSNGENETSGETNEVSDETTEMDFGHVLVEESTYQVTAEHMAESINEATDGEIALNIFPHSQLGSETTMLDSLIQGSQTFQFAALPALEDMISELQIMNIPYLFDSTEQTLEVLNGEVVGEMISEELEEQGLVDLGWIVAERNIFTASEPIESLEDMQSQNLRVLQTPSYIATYEALGAQPTGIDYGELYMAAEQGVVDGGDVTPEQFIDDRFVDIADYYNITRVHQQPLLLVMSKTVYDGLTPEQQEIITESAEQGIELGVDFYYQSFEESLEEMEEEGTQIIEPNLTEFQEATQDVTEDIIENTPNGQEWYDAIQEEIENTNL encoded by the coding sequence ATGAAAAGATTCACACTACTATTAACAACAATTTTATTTAGCACTGGGATGGCAGGATGTAGTTCTAATGGAGAAAATGAAACGAGTGGAGAAACGAATGAAGTCTCGGATGAAACAACTGAAATGGATTTTGGACATGTTCTAGTTGAAGAATCGACATATCAAGTGACAGCTGAACATATGGCCGAATCCATTAATGAAGCTACCGATGGAGAAATCGCATTAAACATATTCCCACATTCTCAATTAGGTTCAGAAACAACAATGTTAGACTCATTGATTCAAGGGTCTCAAACATTTCAGTTCGCTGCTTTACCTGCTCTCGAAGATATGATATCGGAATTACAGATAATGAATATCCCTTACCTCTTTGATAGCACTGAGCAAACATTGGAAGTATTAAATGGAGAAGTTGTTGGAGAGATGATTTCTGAGGAACTAGAGGAACAAGGCCTTGTTGATTTAGGTTGGATAGTAGCTGAAAGAAATATTTTTACCGCTAGCGAGCCTATTGAAAGTTTAGAAGATATGCAATCACAAAATTTACGCGTTCTTCAAACCCCGTCTTATATTGCAACATATGAGGCACTGGGCGCACAACCGACAGGAATTGACTATGGTGAGTTATACATGGCTGCTGAACAAGGTGTTGTTGATGGTGGGGATGTTACTCCAGAACAATTTATTGATGATAGATTTGTTGATATTGCCGATTATTACAATATTACACGGGTACACCAACAGCCTCTTTTGTTAGTTATGTCAAAAACAGTCTATGATGGCTTAACACCAGAACAACAGGAGATTATTACCGAATCTGCAGAACAAGGGATAGAATTAGGTGTAGATTTTTATTATCAATCATTTGAAGAATCATTGGAAGAAATGGAAGAAGAAGGTACACAAATTATAGAGCCTAATTTAACAGAATTTCAAGAAGCTACACAAGATGTTACAGAGGATATAATTGAAAATACACCAAATGGTCAAGAGTGGTATGATGCAATTCAAGAAGAAATCGAAAATACAAATTTATAA
- a CDS encoding TRAP transporter large permease: MVSTLFIVLLILFVLTVPVAVSLGLASILSLWVGDRPLSLVPQYLFQGLDSFTLMAAPFFILAGFLMQSGGISKRLINFANALIGWARGGLASAAVLTSMFFSTMSGSSSATTAAVGQTLIPAMEKKGYTKKFAAATVASSGELGAILPPSLSLIMYGLVANVSIGSLFIAGILPGIFIGITLILTVIIWASVKKYDNAEKLNLSEWLKSVGQTFLDSILAFLMPFLILGGIYLGWFTPTEAAVVAVVYGFIIGFFVYREITIKDVGNILANSALISAILLLIVGFANVFSYILTSNQMPHQLAEIIQGISENPIVFLLLVNVLLLFIGMFMETLTSVIILGPILAPIALQYGIDPVHFGIIMIVNLAVGMITPPIGVNLFVASEIAKIPFEQIIKPISIFLGVLIVNILIITYLPGISLWLLPE, translated from the coding sequence ATGGTTTCTACATTATTTATTGTGCTATTAATCCTTTTTGTTTTAACTGTCCCCGTCGCTGTATCTTTAGGGTTGGCATCTATTTTATCGTTATGGGTCGGAGATCGTCCTTTATCATTGGTTCCTCAGTACTTATTTCAGGGTCTAGATTCTTTTACATTAATGGCAGCTCCGTTTTTTATTTTGGCTGGATTCTTAATGCAATCAGGAGGAATTTCTAAGCGACTGATTAATTTTGCCAATGCTCTTATAGGATGGGCAAGAGGGGGGTTAGCATCTGCAGCTGTCCTAACATCAATGTTTTTTTCAACTATGTCTGGATCTTCATCCGCAACGACAGCTGCAGTAGGGCAAACGCTCATTCCTGCAATGGAAAAAAAAGGATATACAAAAAAATTTGCAGCAGCAACCGTCGCAAGTTCTGGGGAACTTGGTGCGATTCTCCCTCCGTCATTATCACTAATAATGTATGGGTTAGTGGCAAATGTCTCTATTGGTAGTTTATTCATAGCAGGAATTTTACCGGGGATTTTTATTGGGATTACATTGATACTGACTGTCATAATATGGGCTAGTGTCAAAAAATACGATAACGCTGAAAAGTTGAACCTGAGTGAGTGGTTAAAATCTGTTGGTCAAACTTTTTTAGATTCCATTTTAGCATTTTTGATGCCATTTCTTATTCTCGGTGGCATATACCTAGGATGGTTTACTCCTACTGAGGCAGCAGTTGTTGCAGTAGTATATGGTTTTATTATTGGATTTTTTGTATATCGAGAAATCACCATAAAAGATGTTGGAAATATTTTGGCTAACTCAGCATTGATTAGTGCTATTCTATTGTTAATTGTAGGTTTTGCTAATGTTTTCTCATATATCCTAACATCAAATCAAATGCCACACCAATTAGCTGAAATTATTCAAGGTATATCTGAAAATCCGATTGTATTTCTTCTTCTTGTTAATGTTTTATTACTATTCATTGGAATGTTTATGGAAACGTTGACGTCAGTCATTATTTTGGGACCAATACTAGCTCCGATTGCTTTACAATATGGAATTGACCCTGTTCATTTTGGAATTATTATGATCGTTAATTTAGCGGTTGGAATGATTACTCCTCCGATTGGCGTTAATTTATTTGTTGCAAGTGAAATTGCAAAAATACCATTCGAACAAATTATTAAGCCAATTTCCATTTTTCTTGGTGTGTTAATCGTAAATATTTTAATTATTACCTACCTTCCGGGAATATCACTCTGGCTATTACCAGAATAA
- a CDS encoding TRAP transporter small permease, giving the protein MIKIIDKVNTFVEYFAGILLGIITISIFIQVLVRITYASIPVSWTSELARYLMFWVVFLGGAVAVRKSRMIAMKAILPVVSGKLKQIITVFSHLVSLIFYGFIFVIGLEWAMTSGLARSSSVMYVPMVFVYSAMFVGAGFMILNTLTLLIESFLHKKEIT; this is encoded by the coding sequence TTGATAAAAATAATAGATAAAGTGAATACGTTTGTAGAATACTTTGCGGGTATTTTATTAGGAATAATAACAATTTCTATTTTTATCCAAGTATTAGTTCGTATTACCTATGCATCAATTCCGGTCTCGTGGACTTCAGAACTTGCGCGTTACCTTATGTTTTGGGTTGTTTTTCTAGGAGGAGCAGTTGCAGTTCGAAAATCAAGAATGATTGCAATGAAAGCAATTCTTCCAGTGGTATCAGGTAAATTAAAGCAAATTATTACAGTTTTTTCTCACTTAGTTTCACTTATATTTTACGGTTTTATATTCGTAATAGGATTAGAATGGGCGATGACATCTGGTTTAGCCAGATCATCTTCAGTTATGTACGTGCCTATGGTTTTTGTTTATTCTGCAATGTTTGTGGGGGCTGGATTTATGATTTTGAATACACTTACATTATTGATCGAATCATTTCTACATAAGAAAGAGATCACGTAA
- a CDS encoding SDR family NAD(P)-dependent oxidoreductase, producing the protein MKLNGKIALITGAGSGMGKSSAFLFAKEGAKVVVNDFDEDKGKETVEKISANGGEAIFIKADVSKSIEVEQMVETTVDYFGRIDILFNNAGIACVGPLHETKENEWDNLIDVNVKGVFLVTKYVIPLMMKQNEGSIINMSSGIAEMGLASRAAYAASKGAVLALTKSTQVDYASYNIRINAILPGTIQTPFIENYLEDAYGNVNKGLDSLKKRQLNEKLGQPEDIAQVALLLASDESRFMMGSPVYVDGGAVFCKT; encoded by the coding sequence TTGAAACTTAATGGAAAAATAGCATTAATTACTGGAGCAGGTTCAGGAATGGGGAAAAGTTCAGCTTTTCTATTTGCGAAAGAAGGTGCTAAGGTAGTTGTCAACGATTTTGATGAAGATAAGGGAAAGGAGACCGTTGAGAAAATATCTGCAAATGGTGGCGAAGCCATTTTTATTAAAGCAGATGTATCAAAATCTATAGAAGTTGAACAAATGGTGGAAACTACAGTCGATTATTTTGGTAGAATCGATATTTTGTTCAATAATGCAGGTATAGCTTGTGTTGGCCCTTTACATGAGACCAAAGAAAATGAGTGGGATAATCTGATTGACGTCAATGTCAAAGGAGTATTTTTAGTTACCAAATATGTAATACCATTAATGATGAAACAAAACGAAGGCAGTATTATTAATATGTCTTCCGGAATTGCAGAAATGGGTTTGGCTTCAAGGGCAGCATATGCCGCAAGCAAGGGTGCTGTTCTAGCACTTACAAAATCAACTCAAGTGGATTATGCTTCATATAATATAAGGATAAATGCTATCTTACCAGGAACAATACAGACCCCTTTTATTGAGAATTATCTTGAGGACGCTTATGGTAATGTCAATAAAGGATTAGACAGTTTAAAAAAGCGACAATTAAATGAGAAGTTAGGGCAACCAGAAGACATTGCACAAGTAGCTTTATTATTAGCATCTGATGAATCTCGATTTATGATGGGATCGCCGGTTTATGTAGATGGAGGAGCGGTTTTTTGTAAAACATGA
- the istA gene encoding IS21 family transposase yields MFPYRQILELHDEDRSLRSIAAMTRHSRQKVTEVIRLAEKRGLKCPLDEEMTDVWIEDFLYPEKKLEASGRQMIDFDYLHEELAKPHVTLTLLHQEYEKKAQEQEKIPYAYRTFTEHYHDFAQKYKATMRIKRKPGEVLEVDWAGSTLFIIDPDTGEKVKVYVFVAALPCSQLSYVEGSLSMDLASWIKLHQHTFEYMGGTTQIIVPDNLKTGVTKHTSKELVLNKTYEEMVRHYHSVVMPARVRSPKDKPSVESSVNTVSTWIIAALRHVQCFTLEEMNQEIQKKLEEFNHRSFTKKEGSRWSAFMEEEKFALTPLPTKPYQMSEWRTGKVQPDYHISVKSMFYSVPYEYIGKHVDVKVSDDAIEVYFNHMRIASHPTLYGKYGQYSTVKDHMPDNHKHYVEQTPQNALDWAAEVGEHTLFVVKFLLDSYGVEKQAMKSIFALKKLERTYTAYEIERACKMVHQITNRPTVKSIQTLIKNNKKTDAEKAFAQQKQTVKNEHAFTRGASYFGGKNK; encoded by the coding sequence ATGTTCCCATATCGACAGATACTGGAATTACATGACGAGGACAGGAGTTTACGAAGCATCGCAGCCATGACTCGCCATTCACGGCAAAAAGTAACGGAAGTCATACGGTTGGCTGAGAAAAGGGGGCTGAAGTGTCCATTAGATGAGGAAATGACAGATGTTTGGATCGAGGATTTTCTCTATCCGGAGAAGAAATTAGAAGCTTCTGGCCGTCAAATGATTGATTTTGATTATTTGCATGAGGAGTTGGCCAAACCACATGTCACATTGACATTGCTTCATCAGGAATATGAAAAGAAAGCCCAGGAACAAGAGAAGATCCCCTATGCCTATCGGACATTTACGGAACACTACCACGACTTTGCCCAAAAATACAAAGCGACCATGCGAATCAAGCGGAAACCAGGGGAAGTGTTAGAAGTTGATTGGGCAGGTTCTACGTTATTTATAATTGATCCCGATACAGGGGAAAAAGTGAAAGTCTATGTATTTGTGGCCGCCTTACCGTGTTCCCAGCTTTCCTATGTGGAGGGCTCTTTATCTATGGATTTAGCGTCTTGGATTAAGCTTCATCAACACACATTTGAATACATGGGAGGCACCACCCAAATCATTGTTCCCGACAATTTAAAGACAGGGGTGACCAAGCACACCTCCAAAGAGCTGGTGTTAAACAAAACGTACGAAGAAATGGTCCGCCACTATCACTCCGTGGTCATGCCGGCACGCGTGCGTTCACCTAAAGATAAACCCTCTGTGGAAAGTTCGGTAAATACGGTGTCGACGTGGATTATCGCCGCATTAAGGCATGTCCAATGTTTTACGTTGGAGGAAATGAACCAGGAGATCCAAAAAAAGCTGGAGGAATTTAATCACCGGTCCTTCACGAAAAAAGAAGGCTCTCGCTGGTCAGCGTTTATGGAGGAAGAGAAGTTCGCCCTTACCCCTCTTCCCACTAAACCCTATCAGATGTCGGAATGGCGAACCGGCAAGGTGCAGCCTGATTATCACATCTCTGTGAAAAGCATGTTTTACTCCGTGCCCTATGAATACATCGGAAAACACGTCGATGTGAAAGTCTCAGACGATGCAATCGAAGTCTATTTCAATCATATGCGGATTGCCTCACATCCAACATTATATGGGAAGTACGGCCAATATTCTACTGTGAAGGACCATATGCCAGATAACCATAAACATTACGTGGAACAAACGCCGCAAAATGCATTAGATTGGGCTGCGGAGGTTGGAGAACACACGCTTTTCGTGGTGAAGTTCCTATTAGACAGCTACGGGGTTGAAAAACAAGCGATGAAGTCCATCTTTGCCTTAAAGAAACTAGAACGCACCTACACGGCTTATGAAATCGAACGTGCGTGTAAAATGGTTCATCAAATCACGAATCGACCGACAGTGAAAAGTATTCAAACGCTCATCAAAAACAATAAAAAAACAGACGCCGAAAAAGCTTTCGCACAGCAGAAACAAACTGTCAAAAATGAGCATGCGTTTACGCGCGGGGCTTCCTATTTTGGAGGGAAAAACAAATGA
- the istB gene encoding IS21-like element helper ATPase IstB, producing the protein MNQQNIDKLKTLKLSGMAEAYESLFMKAENKEMDFDTLFGILIDHEESRRKSNKLNRLLKQAAFPESASIEEIMYYEDRKLDKDLLLRLASGSYILNGRNIIFKGVSGAGKSWMAAAFGVQACRQFFKVQYTRLPDLLEEFKIAKYQQDDSYVKLMRKLLKVDLLILDEWLLHALTNEEAALLLEIINARRQEKQSNIFCSQFDIDGWYEKLGDGTLAEAILDRIVHDAYDIFIDGKVSMRERFGVQQQEANDRENDL; encoded by the coding sequence ATGAACCAACAGAATATTGATAAACTAAAAACATTGAAACTATCGGGGATGGCAGAAGCCTATGAATCTCTTTTCATGAAGGCAGAAAATAAAGAGATGGATTTTGATACATTGTTCGGTATCTTAATTGATCACGAAGAATCCCGGCGGAAGAGTAATAAACTCAACCGTCTTCTCAAACAGGCAGCGTTTCCTGAATCGGCTTCAATCGAAGAGATCATGTATTATGAAGACCGGAAACTGGACAAAGATTTACTCCTTCGTTTAGCCAGTGGGAGCTATATTCTGAACGGGCGAAATATTATATTTAAAGGCGTGTCTGGAGCCGGGAAATCGTGGATGGCCGCCGCATTTGGTGTACAAGCGTGCCGACAGTTCTTCAAGGTCCAATATACACGGCTCCCTGATCTATTAGAAGAATTTAAAATTGCAAAATATCAACAGGATGATAGTTATGTCAAACTCATGAGAAAGCTCCTGAAGGTAGACCTTCTTATTCTTGACGAATGGCTGCTTCACGCTTTAACCAATGAAGAAGCCGCTCTCCTGCTTGAAATCATTAACGCACGGCGTCAGGAAAAACAATCCAACATCTTTTGTTCTCAATTCGATATTGATGGATGGTATGAAAAATTGGGGGATGGAACCCTGGCAGAAGCCATACTCGACCGAATTGTTCATGATGCCTATGATATTTTTATTGACGGGAAGGTATCGATGCGTGAACGTTTTGGCGTGCAACAACAAGAAGCAAACGATCGAGAGAACGATCTATAA